One Candidatus Nitronauta litoralis genomic window, TCAGCGTTTTCAGGCTCGCCTGGGCATGCTGTTCAACAATGGGTTTTGCATTAAACGCGATGCCCAGACCGGCACTGGCCAGCATCTGAATATCATTGGCGCCATCACCGACTGCCACAATCTGTTCAACCGACAAACCTTCTCTTTCAGCCAGCGATAACAGGATTTCCTTTTTCGCACCTGCATCCACAATATCTCCGACAAGGTTTCCAGTCACCTTGCCGTCGGTCAATTCCAGGCTGTTGGCAAACCCGTAATCCAGACCATAAGTTTCTTTAAACTGGTCGATAAAAAACCGGAACCCTCCACTTACAATGGCGATTTTAAAGCCCAGCTTTTTTAATATGGCCACCAGCGTTTCAGCGCCAGGGGTTAAGGGAATCCGGGACGAAACTTCGTGTAACTGTTCAACAGTTAATCCTTTTAGTAAAGCCACCCGCCGCCTTAAAGCTTCCTCGAAATCCACCTCGCCATTCATTGCAGCCCTGGTGATCTGCCCCAATTCCTCTCCAACCCCTGCGACCTTGCCCAGTTCATCGATGACTTCACACTGAAGAAACGTCATATCCGCATCCATCACGATGAGCCGTTTATTGCGTCGAAACAGCGTATCCTCCTGCACAGCAAGATCAACTTCAAACTGTTCCTTAAAGTTCACCAGAGCATCTAGGACATTTACCCCGGCCATTCGTTTTTGCGCGCCAATGACAAATTCGAGAACATGATGATCACTGTAATCCAGTTGTTCGATTCTCAGGATATTAAGATCAAGCGAGGCCAGAGTCCGGGTCAATTCAGCAAGTGCTACGGGCCCAAGGCGTCGACCCAGAAGGGTGACGACCTGCCGGAATTTGTAAGGCCTTTCAGGTCGTAGTTCCCTTTCCCAGGGAGTGCACCCAATATGATATTTCTTCAGCTTTTCGACCTTAACAATTGAATGCCTCAAAGCCTCCAGCTTGGAAACATCTTTGCATTCGACCAAAAGAGAAAGGTTTAGCAGCCCGTTGAACACGAACTGTTTGATATCAACCACCAGACACTCTGACTCGACGATAAATGCCAGAACGTCAGCAAGAACTCCAGGGCGATCCACTCCGGAAACATGCAGGTGAAGTTGATTGCTGTTTACTGTTTCGCTCATTTTACGTCCCGTGACCGGTAACGCCAGCCATCTCGCTTGCGGCAGGACCAACCATCATTGATATGAAAAATCGAAAGGTTATCCAGGACAGGACTTTGGAATAAAGCCAGAATACCTTCACCGGCAATCTTATTTTCCTTTAAGTGAAGGCGCTTTAATTTCTTCAGGTTTGATGAATTCGCCAGAAACTTCAAGCCATCGTCTGTCACTCCATTCCGGGTCAAACTCAACATTTGAATATTGGTCGAATTTTCCGATTGTGCGAGCTCGCGAACCCCTTCATCCCCCAATTTATTATCTTCGAGGTCCAGCCAGCTGACTTCCAAAAGTCTCGGTGAACTCCAAAGCAAACGGGCTTCTTCAGGAGTCAGACCCACTCCACTGAGCATGAGTTGATTCCCCCGCAGGCGGCCTTCAACCAATTCGTCAAAACTTGAAAATCGCATTGCATTGGTCATGGTAATACAGTGTCACTCCTTAAAGATTTGATTATTGTTTGTTTTTCTTTGGCTCGGGAACAAATTGTTTCCCTTTTAATTCCGAAGGGAGGTATTCCTGCTGCACCTTGCCGTCCGGATAATCATGCGGGTAACGGTAATCCTTTCCAAATCCATGTAGTGATTTTGCGTCTTTATAATGAGTGTCTTTAAGATGTTCAGGGACAGGATAGGATCCCCCCCGGTGATTGATTTCTGCAAGAGCAGAATCGACCGCTATAATAGCCGAATTGTCTTTTATTGCACGGGCCACATAAATAGCGGCTTGAGCCAGGGGAATCCTCGCTTCAGGCAAGCCAATCCGTTCCACTGCATTGGCTGCCGCGTTGGCAAGAACCAGGGCCATTGGATCCGCATTCCCGACATCCTCAGAAGCGGTAATAACTAGCCGCCGCGCAATAAACCGAGGATCTTCTCCTCCGGCAATCATTTTGGCAAGCCAGTATACAGAAGCATCCGCGTCGGAACCTCTCAAACTTTTCTGGAAAGCAGAGGCATGGTCAAAATGTTCGGTACCATCTTTATCATAAAGCACCGCAACCTGTTGAATAATCCCTTCAACCGTCTTTTTCTCAAGCTGATCGGATTTTGATTCCGATCGACCATGAGCCTCAATTGAAGCTTCCAAAACATTGAGCGCCCGTCGTGCATCCCCGTTGGCATGACTGATAATCAGATTCAGGGCTTCCTCTTCAACATCCGGAACCTCCTGCCCCAATCCCCGATCTTTATCCGAAAGTGCGCGATCCAGAAGAGCCCGGATATGGTCTGTCGTTAATGCCCCCAATCTGAAAATCTGACACCGCGACCTGAGGGCTGGAATTACTTCAAAAGAAGGGTTTTCAGTGGTGGACCCCACCAACCTCAAAGTACCATTTTCGATATGGGGGAGGATTGCATCCTGCTGTGCCTTATTAAACCGGTGAATTTCATCAATGAAAAGGATGGTACGTTTCCCCTGCCCCCTCCAGCTTTTTTGCGCAGCTTCTATCACCTTCCTGATATCTGCCACTCCGGCATTTACGGCACTGAGTTCATGAAAAATACTTTGTGTGATTTGAGCGACTATCCGGGCAATCGTGGTTTTGCCAGAGCCCGGAGGTCCCCAAAGGATAAAAGACAAGCCTGTATCCTTTTCGATAAGTAACCGCAGGGGACTCGCATTCCCTACCAGTTGTTCATGCCCAACCAACCCATCCCAGGAGGAAGGTCTCATGCGTTCGGCCAAAGGTTGTGGCGGAGAGCCTGAGGAAGATTCAAATTCAGGAAACAGTTCCTGGTTCATCTTAAGTTTAGAGATCCATTTGTTTTAAATTTTTAATGCCCCGCCGCATGGGCTCGATGGCCGTGACGAGAGAAATAAAAACCAGTAAACCATAAATAACTGGAATTTCATTGCCCCCGATAAACTGGAGGGTAAATTTTGCTTTAACATGCACATGCATCGGCCAGGCTATCAGCATCAGGTAGAGTGCAGTAAAAGCCAGACTGGAAATCATGAAAAGAATTCCTCCTGTTCCCGAGGAAATTTCTGAAACATTTTCATAGCGGAACATGGGGTACATGGCTCCCATTCCTACACCCATCCCGACCAACGCCAACGTGATCAGGAAAACACTGATCACACCCACCTGCATGACATAAAAATCGGCCTCAAGTATATAGTTTGAAACTATAACCAACAACTCGCCCAACATTAAAAGTGGAGGGAAGACCATCCAGAACTTGGCGACCAGGAAATTGCGCATTTTAACAGGTGCAGTATAAATGGACCACATCCGGATTCCCTCAACACTGGTTGCAGAAAAACCGAACCTCGAAATTATTGCCGAAAGAACGAAGCCAACCAGGCCAATATTTAAAACGGAGACTACATTTTTCAGAACAAGGTGCTCCAACGGAAGATTAATTATATTAAAAATATAAACCACAACAAGCGCTGCCAGGATAAACATTTGCGACCACTGAGACGGGTCCCGGACAAAAAGAAGCATATCCTTTTTAAGCAAAGCCCTCATTTGTTGCGAAACAGGGACCCACTCCAACCATGCAAACCTTCCGTCAGCCCTGTTTTTTGATTGAGGAGCGTTTTTCACCTCCTGATATAACCGCCATCCTGGAGCATAAATTTTTCTGGAAACAAGCCAGAACACAAGTGCCCCGAATAATGTTCCCCCAATCAAAAAACCCAGCCGGGTCACCGAAATATCAATATCTCCTGCAACCCATGAGGTGAGCCCATGGGTCATCCAGCTACTGGGTAGAAAAGGGTACTCCGGAACACTGAGACTGTTTACAAAACCCGTGATCATGGAATCGGACACTTCTTTTCCAAAAAACTTTTCAGGAGAAAGAAATCGTAAAAACATCACCAAAGCTACCAGAAAAAACAGTCCCAGAAAGGAAAGGATTTGATTGGCTTTCTCTGTCGGGAAATAACGCATTAAAACCATTATTCCCAGAACACCCAGAAAAGATGGAATGAAAACGAAGGGGATGAAGGAGAGAATCAGGTACACATAAAAACCACCATCTGCTTCAAAATGTCTGCCGTAAGCAACAAAAATGGGGATCGCAAATACCCACATCATCCAGGAAGCATTCCACACGGTCTGCAAAAAACGAACCTGGACAACCGATTCCGTTTTTACCGGAAGAGAGTGCAAAAACTCCAGATCAGATGAAACATAAAAAATGGAAAGAGAGGCAATAATGCTGGAAAATAAAACCATCATAAAAAGAGTCAAAAATATTACATTGATTAATTGGACAATCAACTCCACTCCGACATTCAACGGCAAGGTATCCAGGTACCGGATTATTTTCAGGAAGAACAGATAGTCGCCCCAGATAAACAAGGCAACCAGCCCCCCCAACATCATCCACCGATTTTTCTTGGCGGAAGAAGGGTTCTTGAAGTTGTTTTTAAGGAATTTCCATCGTAGCTTTGCAAGATCAGGAACAGTTCCCTGGCTCATTTACTTTCCCCTCCCGGTGTTTTCTCCGTCCGAACCGACAAGGATTTATTTCCATTCAGACCAGAGGCAGCATCCAGGGCCCATTGCTCGACGTAATAATCCATCCAGCGGCGATCTCCGGTCGGCAATTTTTTTTTCGATATATATCCCATATGCCCCCCACCATCTGGAAACTCAGTCGACACGCACAAACTCATTCGGGTCCGTTCAAAAATATCGAATGGTACGAAGGGATCATCCTTCGAACACAAAATTGTGGTGGGTACAAAAATATTATCCAGGAATTGAAAGGAACTGGATAACTGGTAGTACTCATCAACATCTTTAAAACCACCCACCGGGGTTGTATAGGCAATATCAAAATCATAAATGGTTCTCGATGTTTTTTCAGGAACAAATGCATCCGGGAAACACTCTTTTATCGCCTTGAGCTGGCGGTTCAGGAGTTTCATGTAGTAGCCATTAAAGGTCCGGGCCCAGGGTCCCTGAGAAATGGCCAGTGCCGCTGCCTTTAAATCAACAGGGGGATTGACTGCAAGGGCCGACTGTACTTCAGACGGAATCTGCCTACCCTCTCCCAGATATTTTAAAAGGATATTTCCACTGAGAGAAAACCCGGTAAGAATCAAAGGGCGCCCCGGGTACAAAACCTTTATATATTCCACCATTTTGGATAAGTCTTCACTCGATCCGCCATGCCACAATCGTGAAGACAACCCCATTCCAGGACCGCTGCCACTCTGGTTCATCATAAATACGCCAAATCCTCTGGATTCCATTTTGCGAGCCAGACGGCGGATATAGGCAGATTCACTACATCCGCCCATTCCATGTAACAGCAAAATCAAGGGGGCATCCGGAATTTTGGAAGGAAGTTCAAGTCCAAGTATAAAATTTTTAGTATCCAGGGGAATTTTATGAAAAATTCTTTCTCCTATAAGAGTATCTCCGGAAATCTGCGACCCCAGAATTGTCTGGAGGACGCCATTCTTTAATCCTGGCAGTGGCTCAAAAGGAAGCAAAGAACACCTGAAGAGAAAAATCAGAGGTTTGCTTATTAGACAAAAAAGGCATCCAATAAGGACAGAAAGTGGATTTTCGTTTAATGGGGTATTATAAACCACCGGCTAATTTCACCACAAGCCAGATACCTTGACTGTGCCCACAGGGATTGCTAAATTGGCAAGATCATCTATCCGGGCATTCTTAACGCAACCTTTTAACTAACTGACTTAAATTACCCACAGGCTTTCTTACCATGCGGAACTGGATTATTTATAGTATCGTTTTTGCGATCCTGACGACAACAAACGCATTGGCTTTGCCCGGCCCCCCCCTGGACCGGGCATTTCGGTTGAGCAAACAAGGACTCTGGGAAGATTCTATTCCTTATTTCCAGAAAGCCCTTGAGGCTGACCCCGGAAATCAATTAGCGCAAGCTAATCTTGGCGTTGCCTATAGTCAGGTTGGAAAATATAAGGAAGCCATGCACGCCTATGATGCCGCACTGAGCATGGGTTACGATTCAGCAAACTTTCGATATTTACGCGGGCTCGCTCTTTTAAAACTGGAGTTGATCAATGAAGCGGAAAAGGAGATGGAAACGGCACTAAAAATGAACCCGCTGATGCCGGAAACTTTATACGACCTCGGCCTGGTTTATATCCTCCAGAACCGCAACAAAGATGCAATGGAATTAGTTAAAAAACTATATCGACGCAATCACACTCTCTCTGAAAAATTGTTTCATGAGATTCCCTCAAATTATAAAGTAAGCTCTGTGGATGACGGAGGAGTGCTTACAGGTACGGTCCATTTAACGGGTCGTAAACCCAAGCCAAGGGTATTTCATCTCATCCACGCACCCAATATAAAATTTTGTGGCAGGATTTCAGATGGAATGGGGCATCGGATCTTGCACGATTTTGTTACGGGCCCAAATGGGGAACTCCAGGAAACCGTAATTGCCATTCGTGGATTAAAAAAAGGGAAACCCTTTAATAAAAAAATGCAGACGTTTCATATCGACCGCTGCCGCGCCAATAATTATGCAATCGGAATTATGAATGGAGAGGAATTACTGATTGAAAACACAGATCCGATCCGCCACGAAATCGCCACTTACCAGTTTTACAAGCGGAAAGTACGCCAAACTTCCAATAAACCTGTCACACCACGCTCATCACAAATTCGTTCAGCCTTTGTTAAACCTGGATCTGAAGAATTTATAATAAAGTGTAATCTTCACCCTTTCCTTCAAACCCATGGGTTATTTGTCGACAACCCCTACTACACGATCACTGATGAAAAGGGCCAGTTCAAGATCGACGATATTCCACCTGGAACCTACGAAGTAACAGCCTGGCATCCATACCTGCCCGCCAGCCACGGAACCATCACCATTGAATCCGGGAAATCTGCCGCATTGAACTTTGAGTTCAAAAGCACAGACATCAGGCGCAAACTATACTCCAATGATACCAAGGGGTATCGATTCAACACCTGGTTTGATAGTGGGGAAAATTTTTACGGTGGAAAACGAGGGGACGACCCGGTTGAAATCCTTCAGAAATTCGACAACTCGGATCGTTATGATGAGGAGGAATTAAAACCTTTCGACGA contains:
- the serB gene encoding phosphoserine phosphatase SerB → MSETVNSNQLHLHVSGVDRPGVLADVLAFIVESECLVVDIKQFVFNGLLNLSLLVECKDVSKLEALRHSIVKVEKLKKYHIGCTPWERELRPERPYKFRQVVTLLGRRLGPVALAELTRTLASLDLNILRIEQLDYSDHHVLEFVIGAQKRMAGVNVLDALVNFKEQFEVDLAVQEDTLFRRNKRLIVMDADMTFLQCEVIDELGKVAGVGEELGQITRAAMNGEVDFEEALRRRVALLKGLTVEQLHEVSSRIPLTPGAETLVAILKKLGFKIAIVSGGFRFFIDQFKETYGLDYGFANSLELTDGKVTGNLVGDIVDAGAKKEILLSLAEREGLSVEQIVAVGDGANDIQMLASAGLGIAFNAKPIVEQHAQASLKTLNLEPILYFLGIPGIEIQELRDILQTGR
- a CDS encoding alpha/beta fold hydrolase; translation: MLPFEPLPGLKNGVLQTILGSQISGDTLIGERIFHKIPLDTKNFILGLELPSKIPDAPLILLLHGMGGCSESAYIRRLARKMESRGFGVFMMNQSGSGPGMGLSSRLWHGGSSEDLSKMVEYIKVLYPGRPLILTGFSLSGNILLKYLGEGRQIPSEVQSALAVNPPVDLKAAALAISQGPWARTFNGYYMKLLNRQLKAIKECFPDAFVPEKTSRTIYDFDIAYTTPVGGFKDVDEYYQLSSSFQFLDNIFVPTTILCSKDDPFVPFDIFERTRMSLCVSTEFPDGGGHMGYISKKKLPTGDRRWMDYYVEQWALDAASGLNGNKSLSVRTEKTPGGESK
- a CDS encoding replication-associated recombination protein A → MNQELFPEFESSSGSPPQPLAERMRPSSWDGLVGHEQLVGNASPLRLLIEKDTGLSFILWGPPGSGKTTIARIVAQITQSIFHELSAVNAGVADIRKVIEAAQKSWRGQGKRTILFIDEIHRFNKAQQDAILPHIENGTLRLVGSTTENPSFEVIPALRSRCQIFRLGALTTDHIRALLDRALSDKDRGLGQEVPDVEEEALNLIISHANGDARRALNVLEASIEAHGRSESKSDQLEKKTVEGIIQQVAVLYDKDGTEHFDHASAFQKSLRGSDADASVYWLAKMIAGGEDPRFIARRLVITASEDVGNADPMALVLANAAANAVERIGLPEARIPLAQAAIYVARAIKDNSAIIAVDSALAEINHRGGSYPVPEHLKDTHYKDAKSLHGFGKDYRYPHDYPDGKVQQEYLPSELKGKQFVPEPKKNKQ
- a CDS encoding tetratricopeptide repeat protein is translated as MRNWIIYSIVFAILTTTNALALPGPPLDRAFRLSKQGLWEDSIPYFQKALEADPGNQLAQANLGVAYSQVGKYKEAMHAYDAALSMGYDSANFRYLRGLALLKLELINEAEKEMETALKMNPLMPETLYDLGLVYILQNRNKDAMELVKKLYRRNHTLSEKLFHEIPSNYKVSSVDDGGVLTGTVHLTGRKPKPRVFHLIHAPNIKFCGRISDGMGHRILHDFVTGPNGELQETVIAIRGLKKGKPFNKKMQTFHIDRCRANNYAIGIMNGEELLIENTDPIRHEIATYQFYKRKVRQTSNKPVTPRSSQIRSAFVKPGSEEFIIKCNLHPFLQTHGLFVDNPYYTITDEKGQFKIDDIPPGTYEVTAWHPYLPASHGTITIESGKSAALNFEFKSTDIRRKLYSNDTKGYRFNTWFDSGENFYGGKRGDDPVEILQKFDNSDRYDEEELKPFDEGLKPLKD